From a region of the Helianthus annuus cultivar XRQ/B chromosome 5, HanXRQr2.0-SUNRISE, whole genome shotgun sequence genome:
- the LOC110940957 gene encoding serine/threonine-protein phosphatase 4 regulatory subunit 3 isoform X1 gives MGAPEKTTTSNSNSMQRVKVYRLNDDGKWDDQGTGHVTIDYIEVRDNSRSEDLGLFVIDEEDNETLLVHRISSEDIYRKQEDTIISWRDPEYSSELALSFQETTGCSYIWDHICNVQRNLHFNTISNESYHGANSELRELPVVELSSLPSILKVVVDSSITDQLCVTELILHDQKFFRKLMDLFGVCEDLENYDGLHIIYKIVRGIILLNSPPIFEKIFSDELIMDIVGCLEYDPDVPHVHHRNFLKEHVVFKEAIPIKDPLALSKIHQTYRISYLKDVVLARVLDEATVASLNSIIHSNYGMVVTMLKDDNTFIKELFARLKSPSLGTDSKINLVYFLQEFCNLSKSLQMVQQLRLFRDLVTEGVFDVIADILRSEDKKLILTGTDILMLFVSQDPTLLRSYVSRQEGASLIGLLVKGMLKDFGDDMHCQFLEILRSLLDTYSPAGQRDAIVDIFYERHLDELLDVIITSSCSNRNFGNKKSAKPEILLNIYDLLCFCVLQHPYKIKSIFLLTGMIDKVLSLTCRREKYLVVAAIRFIRTLISLKDEQLMNHIAKNNLFKPIVDVFVGNGSRYNLLNSAVLELFEYIRKENLKILVKYLVETFWEQLVKFDSLPSLKLLKVKYEQAMEQATSQTGPYALNVRRRVDERALDKEEEDYFNEDSDEEDSASASMPRTTRVRAQPGLSNGSAANTSSLSPRPGGLVDYEDDEDDDEDYKPPPRNKTEDDDEAGLELRLKRKLSSSKQEPDLVKKQKLSGKTAKSKESVFATLCSTLSQAVLPSKKTANTPNTQETKVGSTNDKTHLDITTHEDKEADKGGAPVVAEMTINGS, from the exons CGTGTCAAGGTGTACCGACTCAATGATGACGGAAAATGGGATGATCAAGGGACTGGGCATGTCACCATTGACTATATAGAGGTTCGCGATAATTCG AGATCTGAAGATTTGGGCTTGTTTGTCATTGATGAAGAAGACAATGAAACATTGCTTGTGCATCGCATTAGCTCAGAAGATATATACAGAAAACAAGAAG ATACAATAATCTCATGGAGGGATCCAGAGTATTCAAGTGAACTAGCTCTTAGCTTTCAAGAGACTACAGGGTGCTCATACATATG GGATCATATTTGCAATGTGCAGCGGAATTTGCATTTTAATACGATCAGCA ATGAGTCATACCATGGTGCCAACAGTGAGTTGAGGGAGCTGCCTGTGGTAGAGCTGTCGTCGCTTCCTTCAATACTCAAG GTTGTTGTTGACAGTAGCATTACGGATCAGTTATGCGTGACGGAACTCATACTGCATGAT CAAAAGTTTTTCCGGAAGTTGATGGATTTGTTCGGTGTGTGTGAAGATTTGGAGAATTATGATGGCCTTCACATAATATACAAAATTGTCAGAGGGATCA TACTACTCAACAGTCCGCCAATCTTCGAGAAAATTTTTTCTGATGAACTAATCATGGATATTGTCGGATGTCTTGAAT ATGACCCTGATGTACCTCACGTTCATCATCGCAATTTCCTTAAAGAACATGTGGTATTTAAGGAG GCCATACCAATTAAGGACCCCTTAGCTTTGTCGAAGATACATCAAACATACAGAATCAGTTACCTTAAG GATGTTGTTTTAGCTAGAGTATTGGATGAGGCCACTGTTGCAAGCTTGAATTCCATAATCCACTCAAATTATGGAATG GTTGTAACCATGTTAAAAGATGATAACACTTTTATCAAGGAGTTGTTTGCAAGGTTAAAATCACCTTCATTGGGGACTGATTCCAAAATAAATTTG GTATATTTCTTGCAAGAATTTTGTAATCTAAGCAAGAGCTTGCAGATGGTCCAGCAACTCCGACTTTTTAG GGATCTCGTGACTGAAGGCGTATTTGATGTCATTGCTGACATTTTGCGGAGTGAAGATAAGAAACTTATTCTGACTGG GACAGACATTCTCATGCTTTTTGTGAGCCAGGATCCAACCTTGTTGCGTTCGTATGTTAGTAGACAGGAAGGTGCTTCATTGATTGGGCTTTTG GTAAAAGGTATGCTTAAAGATTTTGGAGATGACATGCATTGTCAGTTCCTTGagatccttcgaagtcttttgGATACCTATTCTCCTGCAGGACAG AGAGACGCTATTGTCGATATATTCTATGAGAGGCACTTGGATGAACTGCTTGATGTCATAATAACATCATCATGCTCCAACAGGAATTTTGGAAATAAAAAAAGTGCAAAGCCTGAAATACTTCTCAACATATATGACCTCTTATGCTTTTGCGTTCTCCAACATCCTTATAAAATAAA GTCCATATTTTTGCTTACTGGTATGATAGATAAAGTTTTAAGTCTGACTTGTAGAAGGGAAAAGTATCTTGTGGTTGCAGCTATTCGTTTCATTCGAACTCTAATTTCACTTAAA gATGAGCAGCTGATGAATCATATTGCAAAGAACAACCTTTTTAAACCGATTGTAGATGTATTTGTTGGTAATGGAAGTCGCTATAATTTATTGAACTCTGCTGTTTTGGAGCTTTTTGAGTATATTCGTAAG GAGAATCTGAAGATACTAGTCAAGTATTTAGTTGAAACATTTTGGGAACAGCTGGTAAAATTTGACAGCTTACCCTCCCTAAAGTTGCTTAAAGTTAAATATGAGCAG GCCATGGAGCAGGCAACCAGCCAAACTGGCCCATATGCATTGAACGTGAGGAGACGTGTAGATGAACGAGCTCTCGACAAGGAAGAAGAGGATTATTTCAATGAAGACAG TGACGAAGAAGATTCTGCATCTGCATCAATGCCTCGTACAACAAGGGTACGTGCACAACCCGGTTTATCGAACGGATCAGCTGCAAATACCTCATCATTAAG TCCTCGGCCTGGTGGACTTGTTGACTATGAAGATGACGAGGATGATGACGAGGACTACAAGCCACCACCAAGGAACAAGACTGAAGACGATGATGAAGCGGGTCTAGAGTTGAGATTGAAACGGAAACTTTCTTCTTCCAAACAAGAACCTGATTTggttaaaaaacaaaaattgtcGGGGAAAACCGCCAAGTCAAAAGAAAGTGTATTTGCGACACTCTGCTCAACTTTAAGTCAAGCCGTGTTACCTTCCAAGAAAACCGCAAACACCCCCAATACTCAAGAAACTAAAGTGGGATCCACCAATGACAAAACCCACCTAGATATTACTACACATGAGGACAAAGAAGCAGATAAAGGCGGGGCACCAGTTGTTGCTGAAATGACTATAAACGGATCGTGA
- the LOC110940957 gene encoding serine/threonine-protein phosphatase 4 regulatory subunit 3 isoform X3, whose amino-acid sequence MGAPEKTTTSNSNSMQRVKVYRLNDDGKWDDQGTGHVTIDYIERSEDLGLFVIDEEDNETLLVHRISSEDIYRKQEDTIISWRDPEYSSELALSFQETTGCSYIWDHICNVQRNLHFNTISNESYHGANSELRELPVVELSSLPSILKVVVDSSITDQLCVTELILHDQKFFRKLMDLFGVCEDLENYDGLHIIYKIVRGIILLNSPPIFEKIFSDELIMDIVGCLEYDPDVPHVHHRNFLKEHVVFKEAIPIKDPLALSKIHQTYRISYLKDVVLARVLDEATVASLNSIIHSNYGMVVTMLKDDNTFIKELFARLKSPSLGTDSKINLVYFLQEFCNLSKSLQMVQQLRLFRDLVTEGVFDVIADILRSEDKKLILTGTDILMLFVSQDPTLLRSYVSRQEGASLIGLLVKGMLKDFGDDMHCQFLEILRSLLDTYSPAGQRDAIVDIFYERHLDELLDVIITSSCSNRNFGNKKSAKPEILLNIYDLLCFCVLQHPYKIKSIFLLTGMIDKVLSLTCRREKYLVVAAIRFIRTLISLKDEQLMNHIAKNNLFKPIVDVFVGNGSRYNLLNSAVLELFEYIRKENLKILVKYLVETFWEQLVKFDSLPSLKLLKVKYEQAMEQATSQTGPYALNVRRRVDERALDKEEEDYFNEDSDEEDSASASMPRTTRVRAQPGLSNGSAANTSSLSPRPGGLVDYEDDEDDDEDYKPPPRNKTEDDDEAGLELRLKRKLSSSKQEPDLVKKQKLSGKTAKSKESVFATLCSTLSQAVLPSKKTANTPNTQETKVGSTNDKTHLDITTHEDKEADKGGAPVVAEMTINGS is encoded by the exons CGTGTCAAGGTGTACCGACTCAATGATGACGGAAAATGGGATGATCAAGGGACTGGGCATGTCACCATTGACTATATAGAG AGATCTGAAGATTTGGGCTTGTTTGTCATTGATGAAGAAGACAATGAAACATTGCTTGTGCATCGCATTAGCTCAGAAGATATATACAGAAAACAAGAAG ATACAATAATCTCATGGAGGGATCCAGAGTATTCAAGTGAACTAGCTCTTAGCTTTCAAGAGACTACAGGGTGCTCATACATATG GGATCATATTTGCAATGTGCAGCGGAATTTGCATTTTAATACGATCAGCA ATGAGTCATACCATGGTGCCAACAGTGAGTTGAGGGAGCTGCCTGTGGTAGAGCTGTCGTCGCTTCCTTCAATACTCAAG GTTGTTGTTGACAGTAGCATTACGGATCAGTTATGCGTGACGGAACTCATACTGCATGAT CAAAAGTTTTTCCGGAAGTTGATGGATTTGTTCGGTGTGTGTGAAGATTTGGAGAATTATGATGGCCTTCACATAATATACAAAATTGTCAGAGGGATCA TACTACTCAACAGTCCGCCAATCTTCGAGAAAATTTTTTCTGATGAACTAATCATGGATATTGTCGGATGTCTTGAAT ATGACCCTGATGTACCTCACGTTCATCATCGCAATTTCCTTAAAGAACATGTGGTATTTAAGGAG GCCATACCAATTAAGGACCCCTTAGCTTTGTCGAAGATACATCAAACATACAGAATCAGTTACCTTAAG GATGTTGTTTTAGCTAGAGTATTGGATGAGGCCACTGTTGCAAGCTTGAATTCCATAATCCACTCAAATTATGGAATG GTTGTAACCATGTTAAAAGATGATAACACTTTTATCAAGGAGTTGTTTGCAAGGTTAAAATCACCTTCATTGGGGACTGATTCCAAAATAAATTTG GTATATTTCTTGCAAGAATTTTGTAATCTAAGCAAGAGCTTGCAGATGGTCCAGCAACTCCGACTTTTTAG GGATCTCGTGACTGAAGGCGTATTTGATGTCATTGCTGACATTTTGCGGAGTGAAGATAAGAAACTTATTCTGACTGG GACAGACATTCTCATGCTTTTTGTGAGCCAGGATCCAACCTTGTTGCGTTCGTATGTTAGTAGACAGGAAGGTGCTTCATTGATTGGGCTTTTG GTAAAAGGTATGCTTAAAGATTTTGGAGATGACATGCATTGTCAGTTCCTTGagatccttcgaagtcttttgGATACCTATTCTCCTGCAGGACAG AGAGACGCTATTGTCGATATATTCTATGAGAGGCACTTGGATGAACTGCTTGATGTCATAATAACATCATCATGCTCCAACAGGAATTTTGGAAATAAAAAAAGTGCAAAGCCTGAAATACTTCTCAACATATATGACCTCTTATGCTTTTGCGTTCTCCAACATCCTTATAAAATAAA GTCCATATTTTTGCTTACTGGTATGATAGATAAAGTTTTAAGTCTGACTTGTAGAAGGGAAAAGTATCTTGTGGTTGCAGCTATTCGTTTCATTCGAACTCTAATTTCACTTAAA gATGAGCAGCTGATGAATCATATTGCAAAGAACAACCTTTTTAAACCGATTGTAGATGTATTTGTTGGTAATGGAAGTCGCTATAATTTATTGAACTCTGCTGTTTTGGAGCTTTTTGAGTATATTCGTAAG GAGAATCTGAAGATACTAGTCAAGTATTTAGTTGAAACATTTTGGGAACAGCTGGTAAAATTTGACAGCTTACCCTCCCTAAAGTTGCTTAAAGTTAAATATGAGCAG GCCATGGAGCAGGCAACCAGCCAAACTGGCCCATATGCATTGAACGTGAGGAGACGTGTAGATGAACGAGCTCTCGACAAGGAAGAAGAGGATTATTTCAATGAAGACAG TGACGAAGAAGATTCTGCATCTGCATCAATGCCTCGTACAACAAGGGTACGTGCACAACCCGGTTTATCGAACGGATCAGCTGCAAATACCTCATCATTAAG TCCTCGGCCTGGTGGACTTGTTGACTATGAAGATGACGAGGATGATGACGAGGACTACAAGCCACCACCAAGGAACAAGACTGAAGACGATGATGAAGCGGGTCTAGAGTTGAGATTGAAACGGAAACTTTCTTCTTCCAAACAAGAACCTGATTTggttaaaaaacaaaaattgtcGGGGAAAACCGCCAAGTCAAAAGAAAGTGTATTTGCGACACTCTGCTCAACTTTAAGTCAAGCCGTGTTACCTTCCAAGAAAACCGCAAACACCCCCAATACTCAAGAAACTAAAGTGGGATCCACCAATGACAAAACCCACCTAGATATTACTACACATGAGGACAAAGAAGCAGATAAAGGCGGGGCACCAGTTGTTGCTGAAATGACTATAAACGGATCGTGA
- the LOC110940957 gene encoding serine/threonine-protein phosphatase 4 regulatory subunit 3 isoform X4 translates to MGAPEKTTTSNSNSMQVYRLNDDGKWDDQGTGHVTIDYIERSEDLGLFVIDEEDNETLLVHRISSEDIYRKQEDTIISWRDPEYSSELALSFQETTGCSYIWDHICNVQRNLHFNTISNESYHGANSELRELPVVELSSLPSILKVVVDSSITDQLCVTELILHDQKFFRKLMDLFGVCEDLENYDGLHIIYKIVRGIILLNSPPIFEKIFSDELIMDIVGCLEYDPDVPHVHHRNFLKEHVVFKEAIPIKDPLALSKIHQTYRISYLKDVVLARVLDEATVASLNSIIHSNYGMVVTMLKDDNTFIKELFARLKSPSLGTDSKINLVYFLQEFCNLSKSLQMVQQLRLFRDLVTEGVFDVIADILRSEDKKLILTGTDILMLFVSQDPTLLRSYVSRQEGASLIGLLVKGMLKDFGDDMHCQFLEILRSLLDTYSPAGQRDAIVDIFYERHLDELLDVIITSSCSNRNFGNKKSAKPEILLNIYDLLCFCVLQHPYKIKSIFLLTGMIDKVLSLTCRREKYLVVAAIRFIRTLISLKDEQLMNHIAKNNLFKPIVDVFVGNGSRYNLLNSAVLELFEYIRKENLKILVKYLVETFWEQLVKFDSLPSLKLLKVKYEQAMEQATSQTGPYALNVRRRVDERALDKEEEDYFNEDSDEEDSASASMPRTTRVRAQPGLSNGSAANTSSLSPRPGGLVDYEDDEDDDEDYKPPPRNKTEDDDEAGLELRLKRKLSSSKQEPDLVKKQKLSGKTAKSKESVFATLCSTLSQAVLPSKKTANTPNTQETKVGSTNDKTHLDITTHEDKEADKGGAPVVAEMTINGS, encoded by the exons GTGTACCGACTCAATGATGACGGAAAATGGGATGATCAAGGGACTGGGCATGTCACCATTGACTATATAGAG AGATCTGAAGATTTGGGCTTGTTTGTCATTGATGAAGAAGACAATGAAACATTGCTTGTGCATCGCATTAGCTCAGAAGATATATACAGAAAACAAGAAG ATACAATAATCTCATGGAGGGATCCAGAGTATTCAAGTGAACTAGCTCTTAGCTTTCAAGAGACTACAGGGTGCTCATACATATG GGATCATATTTGCAATGTGCAGCGGAATTTGCATTTTAATACGATCAGCA ATGAGTCATACCATGGTGCCAACAGTGAGTTGAGGGAGCTGCCTGTGGTAGAGCTGTCGTCGCTTCCTTCAATACTCAAG GTTGTTGTTGACAGTAGCATTACGGATCAGTTATGCGTGACGGAACTCATACTGCATGAT CAAAAGTTTTTCCGGAAGTTGATGGATTTGTTCGGTGTGTGTGAAGATTTGGAGAATTATGATGGCCTTCACATAATATACAAAATTGTCAGAGGGATCA TACTACTCAACAGTCCGCCAATCTTCGAGAAAATTTTTTCTGATGAACTAATCATGGATATTGTCGGATGTCTTGAAT ATGACCCTGATGTACCTCACGTTCATCATCGCAATTTCCTTAAAGAACATGTGGTATTTAAGGAG GCCATACCAATTAAGGACCCCTTAGCTTTGTCGAAGATACATCAAACATACAGAATCAGTTACCTTAAG GATGTTGTTTTAGCTAGAGTATTGGATGAGGCCACTGTTGCAAGCTTGAATTCCATAATCCACTCAAATTATGGAATG GTTGTAACCATGTTAAAAGATGATAACACTTTTATCAAGGAGTTGTTTGCAAGGTTAAAATCACCTTCATTGGGGACTGATTCCAAAATAAATTTG GTATATTTCTTGCAAGAATTTTGTAATCTAAGCAAGAGCTTGCAGATGGTCCAGCAACTCCGACTTTTTAG GGATCTCGTGACTGAAGGCGTATTTGATGTCATTGCTGACATTTTGCGGAGTGAAGATAAGAAACTTATTCTGACTGG GACAGACATTCTCATGCTTTTTGTGAGCCAGGATCCAACCTTGTTGCGTTCGTATGTTAGTAGACAGGAAGGTGCTTCATTGATTGGGCTTTTG GTAAAAGGTATGCTTAAAGATTTTGGAGATGACATGCATTGTCAGTTCCTTGagatccttcgaagtcttttgGATACCTATTCTCCTGCAGGACAG AGAGACGCTATTGTCGATATATTCTATGAGAGGCACTTGGATGAACTGCTTGATGTCATAATAACATCATCATGCTCCAACAGGAATTTTGGAAATAAAAAAAGTGCAAAGCCTGAAATACTTCTCAACATATATGACCTCTTATGCTTTTGCGTTCTCCAACATCCTTATAAAATAAA GTCCATATTTTTGCTTACTGGTATGATAGATAAAGTTTTAAGTCTGACTTGTAGAAGGGAAAAGTATCTTGTGGTTGCAGCTATTCGTTTCATTCGAACTCTAATTTCACTTAAA gATGAGCAGCTGATGAATCATATTGCAAAGAACAACCTTTTTAAACCGATTGTAGATGTATTTGTTGGTAATGGAAGTCGCTATAATTTATTGAACTCTGCTGTTTTGGAGCTTTTTGAGTATATTCGTAAG GAGAATCTGAAGATACTAGTCAAGTATTTAGTTGAAACATTTTGGGAACAGCTGGTAAAATTTGACAGCTTACCCTCCCTAAAGTTGCTTAAAGTTAAATATGAGCAG GCCATGGAGCAGGCAACCAGCCAAACTGGCCCATATGCATTGAACGTGAGGAGACGTGTAGATGAACGAGCTCTCGACAAGGAAGAAGAGGATTATTTCAATGAAGACAG TGACGAAGAAGATTCTGCATCTGCATCAATGCCTCGTACAACAAGGGTACGTGCACAACCCGGTTTATCGAACGGATCAGCTGCAAATACCTCATCATTAAG TCCTCGGCCTGGTGGACTTGTTGACTATGAAGATGACGAGGATGATGACGAGGACTACAAGCCACCACCAAGGAACAAGACTGAAGACGATGATGAAGCGGGTCTAGAGTTGAGATTGAAACGGAAACTTTCTTCTTCCAAACAAGAACCTGATTTggttaaaaaacaaaaattgtcGGGGAAAACCGCCAAGTCAAAAGAAAGTGTATTTGCGACACTCTGCTCAACTTTAAGTCAAGCCGTGTTACCTTCCAAGAAAACCGCAAACACCCCCAATACTCAAGAAACTAAAGTGGGATCCACCAATGACAAAACCCACCTAGATATTACTACACATGAGGACAAAGAAGCAGATAAAGGCGGGGCACCAGTTGTTGCTGAAATGACTATAAACGGATCGTGA
- the LOC110940957 gene encoding serine/threonine-protein phosphatase 4 regulatory subunit 3 isoform X2, translated as MGAPEKTTTSNSNSMQVYRLNDDGKWDDQGTGHVTIDYIEVRDNSRSEDLGLFVIDEEDNETLLVHRISSEDIYRKQEDTIISWRDPEYSSELALSFQETTGCSYIWDHICNVQRNLHFNTISNESYHGANSELRELPVVELSSLPSILKVVVDSSITDQLCVTELILHDQKFFRKLMDLFGVCEDLENYDGLHIIYKIVRGIILLNSPPIFEKIFSDELIMDIVGCLEYDPDVPHVHHRNFLKEHVVFKEAIPIKDPLALSKIHQTYRISYLKDVVLARVLDEATVASLNSIIHSNYGMVVTMLKDDNTFIKELFARLKSPSLGTDSKINLVYFLQEFCNLSKSLQMVQQLRLFRDLVTEGVFDVIADILRSEDKKLILTGTDILMLFVSQDPTLLRSYVSRQEGASLIGLLVKGMLKDFGDDMHCQFLEILRSLLDTYSPAGQRDAIVDIFYERHLDELLDVIITSSCSNRNFGNKKSAKPEILLNIYDLLCFCVLQHPYKIKSIFLLTGMIDKVLSLTCRREKYLVVAAIRFIRTLISLKDEQLMNHIAKNNLFKPIVDVFVGNGSRYNLLNSAVLELFEYIRKENLKILVKYLVETFWEQLVKFDSLPSLKLLKVKYEQAMEQATSQTGPYALNVRRRVDERALDKEEEDYFNEDSDEEDSASASMPRTTRVRAQPGLSNGSAANTSSLSPRPGGLVDYEDDEDDDEDYKPPPRNKTEDDDEAGLELRLKRKLSSSKQEPDLVKKQKLSGKTAKSKESVFATLCSTLSQAVLPSKKTANTPNTQETKVGSTNDKTHLDITTHEDKEADKGGAPVVAEMTINGS; from the exons GTGTACCGACTCAATGATGACGGAAAATGGGATGATCAAGGGACTGGGCATGTCACCATTGACTATATAGAGGTTCGCGATAATTCG AGATCTGAAGATTTGGGCTTGTTTGTCATTGATGAAGAAGACAATGAAACATTGCTTGTGCATCGCATTAGCTCAGAAGATATATACAGAAAACAAGAAG ATACAATAATCTCATGGAGGGATCCAGAGTATTCAAGTGAACTAGCTCTTAGCTTTCAAGAGACTACAGGGTGCTCATACATATG GGATCATATTTGCAATGTGCAGCGGAATTTGCATTTTAATACGATCAGCA ATGAGTCATACCATGGTGCCAACAGTGAGTTGAGGGAGCTGCCTGTGGTAGAGCTGTCGTCGCTTCCTTCAATACTCAAG GTTGTTGTTGACAGTAGCATTACGGATCAGTTATGCGTGACGGAACTCATACTGCATGAT CAAAAGTTTTTCCGGAAGTTGATGGATTTGTTCGGTGTGTGTGAAGATTTGGAGAATTATGATGGCCTTCACATAATATACAAAATTGTCAGAGGGATCA TACTACTCAACAGTCCGCCAATCTTCGAGAAAATTTTTTCTGATGAACTAATCATGGATATTGTCGGATGTCTTGAAT ATGACCCTGATGTACCTCACGTTCATCATCGCAATTTCCTTAAAGAACATGTGGTATTTAAGGAG GCCATACCAATTAAGGACCCCTTAGCTTTGTCGAAGATACATCAAACATACAGAATCAGTTACCTTAAG GATGTTGTTTTAGCTAGAGTATTGGATGAGGCCACTGTTGCAAGCTTGAATTCCATAATCCACTCAAATTATGGAATG GTTGTAACCATGTTAAAAGATGATAACACTTTTATCAAGGAGTTGTTTGCAAGGTTAAAATCACCTTCATTGGGGACTGATTCCAAAATAAATTTG GTATATTTCTTGCAAGAATTTTGTAATCTAAGCAAGAGCTTGCAGATGGTCCAGCAACTCCGACTTTTTAG GGATCTCGTGACTGAAGGCGTATTTGATGTCATTGCTGACATTTTGCGGAGTGAAGATAAGAAACTTATTCTGACTGG GACAGACATTCTCATGCTTTTTGTGAGCCAGGATCCAACCTTGTTGCGTTCGTATGTTAGTAGACAGGAAGGTGCTTCATTGATTGGGCTTTTG GTAAAAGGTATGCTTAAAGATTTTGGAGATGACATGCATTGTCAGTTCCTTGagatccttcgaagtcttttgGATACCTATTCTCCTGCAGGACAG AGAGACGCTATTGTCGATATATTCTATGAGAGGCACTTGGATGAACTGCTTGATGTCATAATAACATCATCATGCTCCAACAGGAATTTTGGAAATAAAAAAAGTGCAAAGCCTGAAATACTTCTCAACATATATGACCTCTTATGCTTTTGCGTTCTCCAACATCCTTATAAAATAAA GTCCATATTTTTGCTTACTGGTATGATAGATAAAGTTTTAAGTCTGACTTGTAGAAGGGAAAAGTATCTTGTGGTTGCAGCTATTCGTTTCATTCGAACTCTAATTTCACTTAAA gATGAGCAGCTGATGAATCATATTGCAAAGAACAACCTTTTTAAACCGATTGTAGATGTATTTGTTGGTAATGGAAGTCGCTATAATTTATTGAACTCTGCTGTTTTGGAGCTTTTTGAGTATATTCGTAAG GAGAATCTGAAGATACTAGTCAAGTATTTAGTTGAAACATTTTGGGAACAGCTGGTAAAATTTGACAGCTTACCCTCCCTAAAGTTGCTTAAAGTTAAATATGAGCAG GCCATGGAGCAGGCAACCAGCCAAACTGGCCCATATGCATTGAACGTGAGGAGACGTGTAGATGAACGAGCTCTCGACAAGGAAGAAGAGGATTATTTCAATGAAGACAG TGACGAAGAAGATTCTGCATCTGCATCAATGCCTCGTACAACAAGGGTACGTGCACAACCCGGTTTATCGAACGGATCAGCTGCAAATACCTCATCATTAAG TCCTCGGCCTGGTGGACTTGTTGACTATGAAGATGACGAGGATGATGACGAGGACTACAAGCCACCACCAAGGAACAAGACTGAAGACGATGATGAAGCGGGTCTAGAGTTGAGATTGAAACGGAAACTTTCTTCTTCCAAACAAGAACCTGATTTggttaaaaaacaaaaattgtcGGGGAAAACCGCCAAGTCAAAAGAAAGTGTATTTGCGACACTCTGCTCAACTTTAAGTCAAGCCGTGTTACCTTCCAAGAAAACCGCAAACACCCCCAATACTCAAGAAACTAAAGTGGGATCCACCAATGACAAAACCCACCTAGATATTACTACACATGAGGACAAAGAAGCAGATAAAGGCGGGGCACCAGTTGTTGCTGAAATGACTATAAACGGATCGTGA